A genomic window from Serratia liquefaciens includes:
- a CDS encoding PTS mannose transporter subunit IID, producing MVDTTAQKKLTPADIRGVFMRSNLFQGSWNFERMQALGFCFSMVPVIRRLYPENNDDRKQAIKRHLEFFNTHPYVAAPVLGVTMAMEEQRANGAPIDDAAINGIKVGLMGPLAGVGDPIFWGTVRPVFAALGAGIAMSGSLLGPILFFVLFNLVRLLTRYYGVAYGYRKGVDIVNDMGGGFLQKLTEGASILGLFVMGALVNKWTHVNIPLVVSKITDQTGHTTVTTVQTILDQLMPGLVPLLLTFGCMWLLRRKVNALWIIIGFFAIGIFGYWVGLLGL from the coding sequence ATGGTTGATACAACAGCTCAAAAGAAACTCACGCCAGCCGATATTCGCGGTGTGTTTATGCGTTCGAACCTGTTCCAGGGGTCATGGAACTTCGAACGTATGCAGGCGCTGGGTTTTTGCTTCTCCATGGTGCCGGTGATCCGTCGCCTGTACCCGGAAAATAACGACGATCGCAAACAGGCGATTAAACGCCATCTGGAGTTCTTCAACACCCACCCTTACGTGGCGGCGCCGGTGCTTGGCGTTACCATGGCGATGGAAGAACAACGCGCTAACGGCGCGCCGATCGACGATGCGGCCATCAACGGCATTAAAGTCGGCTTGATGGGGCCTCTGGCCGGCGTAGGCGATCCGATTTTCTGGGGGACCGTTCGTCCGGTATTCGCCGCGCTTGGTGCCGGTATCGCGATGAGCGGCAGCCTGCTGGGTCCGATTTTGTTCTTCGTCCTGTTCAACCTGGTGCGCCTGTTGACCCGCTATTACGGCGTGGCCTACGGCTACCGTAAAGGGGTGGATATTGTTAACGATATGGGCGGCGGCTTCCTGCAAAAACTGACGGAAGGAGCGTCCATTCTCGGCCTGTTTGTCATGGGGGCATTGGTTAACAAGTGGACGCACGTGAATATTCCGCTGGTGGTGTCTAAAATCACCGACCAGACCGGGCATACCACGGTGACCACGGTGCAGACCATCCTTGACCAACTGATGCCGGGTCTGGTGCCGTTGCTGCTGACCTTTGGCTGTATGTGGCTGCTGCGCAGGAAAGTGAATGCGCTGTGGATCATCATCGGCTTCTTTGCCATCGGTATCTTCGGTTACTGGGTTGGCCTGCTGGGCCTGTAA
- a CDS encoding DUF986 family protein, with the protein MSLTDGVLLIFTTLMLLYAIYDEFGMNLLKGKTLLKVQLKRRNRIDCLIFVGLIAILIYRNVTTQGAALTTYLLISLALIAVYISYIRWPKLLFKAQGFFYANAFIEYNRIKAMNLSEDGILVIDLERRRLLIQVTQLDDLEKIYHFFVENH; encoded by the coding sequence ATGTCGCTGACCGATGGCGTATTACTGATTTTCACCACGCTGATGCTGTTGTATGCGATTTACGACGAATTCGGGATGAACCTGCTGAAGGGCAAAACGCTGCTCAAGGTGCAGCTAAAGCGACGTAACCGGATTGATTGTCTGATCTTTGTCGGCCTGATTGCCATTCTGATTTATCGTAATGTCACGACGCAGGGTGCTGCATTAACCACCTATCTGCTTATTTCTTTAGCACTGATCGCCGTCTACATATCCTATATCCGCTGGCCCAAGCTGTTGTTTAAAGCGCAGGGTTTCTTTTATGCCAATGCGTTTATCGAATATAACCGCATTAAAGCCATGAATTTATCCGAGGATGGCATTTTGGTCATAGATCTTGAACGGCGTAGATTGCTAATTCAGGTCACTCAATTAGACGACCTGGAAAAAATTTACCACTTTTTCGTTGAAAATCATTGA
- the mntP gene encoding manganese efflux pump MntP — protein MNLSATLILAFGMSMDAFAASIGKGASLHQPRFREALRTGLIFGVVEAITPIIGWGIGLFASQYIMEWDHWVAFSLLFILGMRMIVEGVRNRPEEEEKVKRHGFWLLVATAIATSLDAMAIGVGLAFLQVNIVHTAMAIGMATMIMATLGMMIGRFIGPLLGKRAEILGGVVLIAIGVNILLEHLGYLA, from the coding sequence ATGAACTTGTCAGCTACACTCATTCTCGCTTTTGGCATGTCTATGGATGCGTTTGCCGCATCGATCGGCAAAGGTGCCAGCCTGCATCAGCCCCGTTTTCGTGAAGCGCTACGCACCGGACTCATCTTCGGCGTGGTTGAAGCCATTACGCCGATTATCGGCTGGGGCATCGGCCTGTTCGCCAGTCAATACATCATGGAGTGGGATCACTGGGTCGCCTTCTCGCTGCTGTTTATTCTCGGTATGCGCATGATTGTCGAAGGCGTCAGAAACCGGCCGGAAGAAGAAGAAAAAGTGAAGCGTCACGGCTTCTGGCTGCTGGTGGCCACCGCCATCGCCACCAGCCTGGACGCCATGGCTATCGGCGTCGGCCTGGCCTTCCTGCAGGTGAACATTGTGCACACCGCCATGGCCATCGGCATGGCCACCATGATTATGGCGACGCTGGGTATGATGATTGGCCGCTTTATTGGGCCGTTACTCGGTAAACGCGCTGAGATCCTTGGCGGCGTGGTGCTGATCGCCATCGGCGTCAATATTCTGCTGGAGCATTTGGGCTACCTCGCCTGA